The genomic region GCTGCCCTGGTTCTTCTTCGACGACCGGCCGATCTTCTTCTTCTACGCGGTGACGATGGTCCCGTTCACGGTGATGGCGCTGGCGCTGGTGCTCGGCAAGATCCTCGGCCCGGCCAGGACGGCCCTGGAGGCGCCCAGCTCGCGCCGGCTGATCGGCAGCGCGGTCGTCGGCGCCTTCGTCGTCCTGGTCGTGCTCAACTTCGCCTACATCTGGCCGATCCTGACCGACAAGGTCCTGCCGCACCCCGACTGGCTCAACCGGATGTGGTTCAAGTCCTGGATCTGACCCCGACCGCGACGGCCGGGCCCGGTTACTGGTCGAGCTTGTCGCGGCCCTTGGGTTTCTTGGGCTTGTGGACCTTGCCGCCGACGCCGCCGAACAGGGCCAGGCCCTTGAGCACGACGACCGGGGCGGTGGGATCGATCTCGTCCTTGCGGCCGGTGGTGCCGAAGCCGCCCATGATGCCGACGCCCTGGCTGCGGAGCTCGACGCCCGGCGGCACGGTGACGTCGACGCCGCCGAAGATCGCGAACGCGTAGACGGTCACCTCGCGGCCTTCGAAGACCGCGTCGGCCATGTTCAGGTCGCAGCCGCCGAACAACGCCAGCGCGTTGGTCCGCCGCTTCACCCGCCAGCGCCCCTTGCGCTCACCGGCGCCGAAGATGCCGACGACGAAGTCGAAGCTGTCCTGCGGGTTGGCCGGCTCCTCGATCGGCACCCGCGAGGTCGAGTGCGCCGGGGCCGCCGGGCGGAACGGCTGCCCGGGCACTGCCAGGTCCAGCGTGATCGGCTCCAGCTCGCCGAGGGTCCGGGCGTGCAGTGCCTGCTCGAGCCGTTCGGCGTGCTCGTCCTGGGTGAGCCGGCCGGCCATCAACGCGTCCCGCAGCACCTCGACCACCTGGTCCCGGTCGCTGTCGGAGGCCCGCAGGTGCGCGTGCGGGGCGGACCGCTCCGGCAAGTTCTCCATGGCCTCGACGATAGCGCCCGCTCCAGCCACCCGGAACGGGAATTCCGGTCTTCCAGGTATCGCCGCCACCGACTCCGGGGCAACCCCAGGGTTTCCCCTGATGGCTGCGCCCCATCGGCACGAGTCAGAGCGGCTCAGATGAGGCCGGGCCGTTCCCGGCGGCATTGCGCAGGTCCGTCAACTGGTCCGGATCCGCCCTCAGCTCCTCGGTCAGGCGTCGCAGTCCCGGATCGTTCGGCAGTGTCCCGTCCGGGATGC from Kribbella flavida DSM 17836 harbors:
- a CDS encoding DUF1707 SHOCT-like domain-containing protein; translated protein: MENLPERSAPHAHLRASDSDRDQVVEVLRDALMAGRLTQDEHAERLEQALHARTLGELEPITLDLAVPGQPFRPAAPAHSTSRVPIEEPANPQDSFDFVVGIFGAGERKGRWRVKRRTNALALFGGCDLNMADAVFEGREVTVYAFAIFGGVDVTVPPGVELRSQGVGIMGGFGTTGRKDEIDPTAPVVVLKGLALFGGVGGKVHKPKKPKGRDKLDQ